The following proteins are co-located in the Flavobacterium sp. CECT 9288 genome:
- the rpsL gene encoding 30S ribosomal protein S12: MPTIQQLVRTGRTQITKKSKSVALDSCPQRRGVCTRVYTTTPKKPNSAMRKVARVRLTNGNEVNAYIPGEGHNLQEHSIVLVRGGRVKDLPGVRYHIVRGALDTSGVAGRTQRRSKYGAKRPKEAKK, encoded by the coding sequence ATGCCAACAATTCAACAATTAGTAAGAACAGGAAGAACTCAGATAACTAAGAAGAGTAAATCGGTTGCTTTAGATTCTTGTCCTCAAAGAAGAGGGGTTTGTACGCGTGTTTACACTACAACACCAAAAAAACCAAACTCTGCAATGCGTAAAGTAGCGCGTGTACGTTTGACAAATGGTAATGAAGTGAATGCTTACATCCCAGGTGAAGGACACAATTTACAAGAGCACTCGATAGTATTAGTTAGGGGTGGAAGGGTAAAAGATTTACCAGGAGTTAGATATCACATCGTTCGTGGTGCACTTGATACGTCAGGAGTAGCAGGAAGAACGCAAAGAAGATCTAAGTACGGAGCTAAACGCCCAAAGGAAGCAAAAAAGTAA
- the rpsG gene encoding 30S ribosomal protein S7 codes for MRKRAAKKRPLLPDPRFNDQLVTRFVNNLMWDGKKSTAFKVFYDAIDIIESKKQDAEKPSLEIWKDALTNVMPHVEVRSRRVGGATFQIPMQIRPDRKISMAMKWLILYSRRRNEKSMAQRLASECLAAAKEEGAAVKKRMDTHKMAEANKAFSHFRF; via the coding sequence ATGAGAAAAAGAGCGGCAAAGAAAAGACCACTTTTACCAGATCCAAGGTTTAATGACCAACTGGTAACACGTTTTGTAAACAACTTAATGTGGGATGGAAAAAAATCTACAGCGTTTAAAGTATTTTATGATGCAATTGACATTATTGAATCTAAAAAACAAGATGCTGAAAAACCATCATTAGAAATTTGGAAAGATGCATTAACAAACGTTATGCCTCACGTAGAAGTTCGTTCACGTAGAGTGGGTGGAGCTACATTTCAAATTCCAATGCAAATTCGTCCAGATAGAAAAATTTCTATGGCGATGAAATGGTTAATTCTTTATTCAAGAAGAAGAAACGAAAAATCAATGGCTCAAAGATTAGCATCAGAGTGTTTAGCTGCTGCTAAAGAGGAAGGTGCTGCTGTTAAGAAAAGAATGGATACTCACAAAATGGCTGAAGCTAACAAAGCTTTCTCTCACTTTAGATTTTAA
- the fusA gene encoding elongation factor G has translation MARELKYTRNIGIAAHIDAGKTTTTERILFYTGKSHKIGEVHDGAATMDWMAQEQERGITITSAATTCEWNFPTTQGKILPETLPYHFNIIDTPGHVDFTVEVNRSLRVLDGLVFLFSAVDGVEPQSETNWRLADQYRVPRIGFVNKMDRQGSNFLAVCQQVRDMLKSNAVAITLPIGEENDFKGVVDLVRNQAIVWDDAGMGATYEVVDIPADMVDEVKEYRDILIEAVADYDENLLDKYMEDPDSITEEEINIALRAAVMDMAIIPMIAGSSFKNKGVQFMLDAVCKYLPSPMDKEGIEGIHPDDAELLEEDQTKILRKPDVKEPFAALAFKIATDPFVGRLAFFRAYSGRLDAGSYVLNTRSGNKERISRIYQMHANKQNPIEYIEAGDIGAAVGFKDIKTGDTLCDEKHPIILESMKFPAPVIGIAIEPKTKADVDKMGMALAKLAEEDPTFTVRTDEASGQTIISGMGELHLDILVDRMKREFKVEVNQGEPQVEYKEAFTKSAQHRETYKKQSGGRGKFGDIVFLLEPADEVDGKVPVGLQFINAVKGGNVPKEYIPSVEKGFREAMKQGPLAGYQVDSLKVTLLDGSFHPVDSDALSFELAARMGYREVAKAAGAVILEPIMKMEVITPEENMGDIVGDINRRRGQVSDMGDRNGAKTIKADVPLSEMFGYVTTLRTLSSGRATSTMEFSHYAETPSNISEAVIKKAKGNA, from the coding sequence ATGGCTAGAGAACTTAAATATACAAGAAACATAGGTATTGCTGCTCACATTGATGCTGGTAAAACAACAACAACGGAGCGTATATTATTCTATACAGGAAAATCACATAAAATTGGTGAAGTGCATGATGGTGCTGCAACAATGGACTGGATGGCACAAGAGCAAGAAAGAGGTATTACTATTACATCTGCAGCTACAACTTGTGAATGGAATTTTCCAACTACTCAAGGTAAGATTTTACCTGAGACCTTGCCTTATCACTTTAATATCATTGATACTCCAGGACACGTTGACTTTACAGTTGAAGTAAATCGTTCTTTGCGTGTACTTGATGGTTTAGTATTCTTGTTTAGTGCTGTTGATGGTGTTGAGCCTCAATCAGAAACGAACTGGAGATTAGCTGATCAATATAGAGTTCCTCGTATTGGTTTTGTTAATAAAATGGATAGACAAGGTTCTAACTTCTTGGCAGTATGTCAGCAAGTAAGAGATATGTTAAAATCAAACGCAGTTGCAATCACTTTGCCAATTGGTGAAGAAAATGATTTTAAAGGTGTTGTAGATTTAGTAAGAAACCAAGCTATTGTTTGGGATGATGCTGGAATGGGAGCAACTTATGAAGTTGTTGATATTCCTGCTGATATGGTTGATGAAGTAAAAGAGTATAGAGATATCCTTATTGAGGCAGTTGCTGATTATGATGAAAACTTGCTTGATAAGTATATGGAAGATCCAGATTCTATCACGGAAGAAGAAATCAACATCGCTTTAAGAGCAGCTGTAATGGATATGGCAATTATTCCTATGATTGCTGGTTCATCTTTCAAAAATAAAGGAGTTCAATTCATGTTAGATGCAGTATGTAAATACTTGCCATCTCCAATGGATAAAGAAGGTATTGAAGGGATTCATCCTGATGATGCTGAACTTTTAGAAGAAGATCAAACAAAAATCTTGCGTAAGCCAGATGTTAAAGAGCCTTTCGCTGCTTTGGCATTTAAAATTGCTACTGACCCATTCGTAGGTCGTTTAGCTTTCTTCCGTGCTTATTCAGGACGTTTAGATGCTGGTTCTTATGTTCTGAACACTCGTTCTGGAAACAAAGAAAGAATTTCTCGTATCTACCAAATGCACGCAAACAAACAAAACCCAATTGAGTATATCGAGGCTGGGGATATTGGAGCGGCAGTTGGATTTAAAGATATCAAAACTGGAGATACATTGTGTGATGAAAAACACCCAATTATTCTTGAGTCAATGAAATTCCCTGCGCCAGTAATTGGTATTGCTATCGAGCCTAAAACTAAGGCTGACGTAGATAAAATGGGTATGGCTTTGGCTAAATTAGCTGAAGAGGATCCAACCTTTACTGTTAGAACTGATGAAGCTTCTGGGCAAACGATTATTTCTGGTATGGGTGAGCTTCACTTAGATATCTTGGTAGATCGTATGAAGCGTGAATTTAAAGTTGAAGTAAACCAAGGTGAGCCTCAAGTTGAATACAAGGAAGCGTTTACAAAATCAGCGCAACACAGAGAAACTTACAAGAAACAATCTGGAGGTCGTGGTAAATTCGGTGATATCGTATTTTTATTGGAGCCAGCTGATGAAGTTGATGGTAAAGTTCCTGTAGGTTTGCAATTTATTAACGCTGTTAAAGGTGGTAATGTACCTAAAGAATATATTCCTTCAGTTGAAAAAGGTTTCCGTGAAGCAATGAAACAAGGTCCTTTAGCAGGATATCAAGTAGATAGTTTAAAGGTTACTTTATTAGACGGATCTTTCCACCCTGTGGATTCTGATGCGCTTTCTTTTGAGTTAGCAGCAAGAATGGGTTATAGAGAGGTAGCGAAAGCTGCTGGTGCTGTAATTTTAGAGCCAATCATGAAAATGGAGGTTATTACACCAGAAGAGAACATGGGAGATATCGTTGGTGATATTAACCGTCGTAGAGGTCAGGTGAGTGACATGGGAGATAGAAATGGTGCGAAAACTATTAAGGCAGATGTACCTTTATCAGAGATGTTTGGATATGTTACAACATTAAGGACGTTATCTTCTGGTAGAGCAACTTCTACAATGGAATTCTCTCACTATGCAGAGACGCCTTCTAATATTTCAGAAGCAGTAATTAAAAAAGCAAAAGGAAACGCTTAA
- the rpsJ gene encoding 30S ribosomal protein S10: MSQKIRIKLKSYDHMLVDKSAEKIVKTVKTTGAVVTGPIPLPTHKKLFTVLRSPHVNKKAREQFEVMSYKRLIDIYSSSSKTIDALMKLELPSGVEVEIKV, translated from the coding sequence ATGAGTCAAAAAATCAGAATAAAATTAAAATCTTACGATCACATGTTAGTAGACAAGTCTGCTGAGAAGATTGTAAAAACAGTAAAAACTACTGGTGCTGTTGTAACTGGTCCTATTCCGTTGCCAACTCACAAAAAATTGTTTACAGTATTGCGTTCACCGCACGTAAACAAGAAAGCTAGAGAGCAGTTTGAAGTAATGTCTTACAAGAGATTGATTGATATTTACTCTTCTTCTTCAAAAACTATTGATGCTTTGATGAAACTAGAATTGCCTAGTGGAGTAGAAGTTGAAATTAAAGTATAA
- the rplC gene encoding 50S ribosomal protein L3, whose amino-acid sequence MSGLIGRKIGMTSIFDENGKNIPCTVIEAGPCVVTQVRTKGVDGYEALQLGFDDKNEKHSTKAALGHFKKAGTVAKKKVVEFQDFATEQKLGDLIDVSIFAEGEFVDVQGVSKGKGFQGVVKRHGFGGVGQATHGQHNRLRAPGSVGASSYPSRVFKGMRMAGRMGGDNVKVQNLRVLKVVAEKNLLVIKGCVPGHNNSYVIIQK is encoded by the coding sequence ATGTCTGGGTTAATTGGTAGAAAAATCGGCATGACTAGTATTTTCGACGAAAACGGGAAGAATATTCCTTGTACGGTAATCGAAGCAGGTCCATGTGTTGTTACCCAAGTCAGAACCAAAGGTGTTGACGGGTACGAAGCGTTGCAACTAGGTTTCGATGACAAAAACGAGAAACATTCCACAAAAGCGGCTTTAGGTCACTTTAAAAAAGCTGGAACTGTAGCTAAGAAAAAAGTCGTTGAATTCCAAGATTTTGCAACTGAACAAAAATTAGGAGATCTTATTGATGTTTCTATTTTTGCTGAAGGTGAATTTGTAGATGTACAAGGTGTATCTAAAGGTAAAGGTTTCCAAGGGGTTGTAAAACGTCACGGTTTTGGTGGTGTTGGTCAAGCAACTCACGGTCAGCACAACCGTTTAAGAGCGCCAGGTTCTGTGGGAGCTTCTTCTTATCCATCTAGAGTATTCAAAGGAATGCGTATGGCTGGACGTATGGGAGGAGACAATGTAAAAGTTCAAAACCTTAGAGTTTTAAAAGTAGTGGCTGAAAAGAACCTACTTGTTATTAAAGGATGTGTTCCTGGTCATAACAACTCTTATGTAATCATTCAGAAGTAA
- the rplD gene encoding 50S ribosomal protein L4 — protein sequence MEAKVLDFNGKDTGRKVQLSDSVFGIEPNNHAVYLDVKQYLANQRQGTHKAKERAEVAGSTRKIKKQKGTGTARAGSAKNPLFKGGGTVFGPRPRSYSFKLNKNLKRLARKSAFSIKAKESNIIVLEDFNFETPNTKNFINVLKALELENKKSLFVLGDSNKNVYLSSRNLKSSSVVSSLELSTYAILNANNLVLLESSLEIIEENLSK from the coding sequence ATGGAAGCAAAAGTATTAGATTTCAACGGAAAAGATACTGGAAGAAAAGTGCAACTTTCTGATTCAGTATTTGGTATAGAGCCAAACAATCACGCAGTATATCTTGATGTAAAGCAATATCTTGCTAATCAAAGACAAGGAACGCACAAAGCTAAAGAAAGAGCTGAAGTAGCGGGAAGTACTCGTAAGATAAAAAAGCAAAAAGGTACAGGTACAGCCCGTGCTGGTAGTGCTAAAAACCCTTTATTTAAAGGCGGGGGAACTGTTTTTGGTCCAAGACCAAGAAGTTATTCTTTCAAATTGAATAAAAACTTAAAGCGTTTAGCTAGAAAATCTGCTTTTTCTATCAAAGCTAAAGAGTCAAACATTATCGTTCTTGAAGACTTTAATTTTGAAACTCCAAACACTAAAAATTTCATCAACGTTTTGAAAGCTTTAGAGTTAGAGAATAAAAAATCCCTTTTTGTATTGGGTGATTCAAATAAAAATGTATATTTGTCGTCACGTAATTTGAAAAGCTCTAGCGTTGTAAGTAGCTTAGAATTAAGTACTTATGCTATATTAAACGCTAATAATTTAGTACTTTTAGAGAGTTCTTTGGAGATAATTGAAGAAAATTTAAGTAAATAA
- the rplW gene encoding 50S ribosomal protein L23 encodes MSIIIKPIVTEKVTKESEVLNRFGFVVDRKANKVQIKKAVEAAYGVTIVSVNTMNVRPDRTTKYTKSGLISGKTNAIKKAIVQVQEGETIDFYNNI; translated from the coding sequence ATGAGCATCATTATTAAGCCTATAGTAACGGAAAAAGTAACCAAAGAAAGTGAAGTTTTAAATCGCTTCGGATTCGTTGTTGACAGAAAAGCAAACAAAGTTCAAATTAAGAAAGCTGTTGAGGCTGCTTATGGTGTAACTATTGTTAGTGTTAACACAATGAATGTGAGACCAGATAGAACTACTAAATACACTAAAAGTGGTTTAATCAGTGGAAAGACAAATGCAATTAAAAAAGCGATTGTTCAAGTACAAGAAGGAGAAACAATTGATTTTTACAACAATATCTAA
- the rplB gene encoding 50S ribosomal protein L2: MSVRKLKPITPGQRFRVVNGYDAITTDKPERSLIAPIKNSGGRNSQGKMTMRYTGGGHKQRYRIIDFKRTKEGIPATVKSIEYDPNRTAFIALLAYADGEKTYIIAQNGLKVGQKLVSGPESQPEIGNTLPLSRVPLGTVISCIELRPGQGAVIARSAGTFAQLMARDGKYATIKMPSGETRLILLTCSATIGAVSNSDHQLVVSGKAGRTRWLGRRPRTRPVAMNPVDHPMGGGEGRSSGGHPRSRNGIPAKGYRTRSKKNPSNKYIVERRKK; this comes from the coding sequence ATGTCAGTAAGAAAATTAAAACCTATTACCCCAGGTCAGCGATTTAGAGTTGTGAATGGTTATGACGCCATTACAACTGATAAGCCGGAACGCTCTTTGATAGCGCCGATAAAAAACTCTGGTGGTAGAAATAGTCAGGGAAAGATGACCATGCGTTATACGGGTGGTGGTCACAAGCAGAGATATCGTATTATTGATTTTAAACGTACTAAAGAAGGAATTCCTGCTACGGTAAAATCAATCGAATATGATCCAAACAGAACTGCATTTATCGCTTTATTAGCTTATGCTGATGGTGAGAAAACTTATATTATCGCTCAAAACGGATTGAAAGTTGGTCAGAAACTTGTTTCAGGTCCAGAGTCTCAACCTGAGATTGGTAATACTTTACCTTTAAGTAGAGTTCCGCTAGGAACTGTAATTTCTTGTATTGAATTGAGACCTGGTCAAGGTGCAGTTATTGCACGTTCTGCTGGAACTTTTGCTCAATTAATGGCAAGAGATGGTAAATACGCTACAATTAAAATGCCTTCAGGTGAAACAAGATTGATTTTGTTAACTTGTTCTGCAACAATTGGAGCAGTATCTAACTCTGATCATCAATTAGTTGTTTCTGGTAAAGCTGGTAGAACTAGATGGTTAGGTAGAAGACCTAGAACAAGACCTGTAGCAATGAACCCTGTAGATCACCCAATGGGAGGTGGTGAAGGACGTTCTTCTGGTGGACATCCACGTTCAAGAAATGGAATACCAGCAAAAGGTTATAGAACACGTTCTAAGAAAAACCCGAGTAACAAGTATATCGTAGAACGTAGAAAGAAATAA
- the rpsS gene encoding 30S ribosomal protein S19, with product MARSLKKGPFVHYKLDKKVQENIAGGNKGVVKTWSRASMITPDFVGQTIAVHNGRQFVPVYVTENMVGHKLGEFSPTRSFRGHAGAKNKGKK from the coding sequence ATGGCACGTTCATTAAAAAAAGGACCTTTTGTTCATTATAAATTAGACAAAAAAGTTCAAGAAAATATTGCAGGTGGAAATAAAGGAGTGGTTAAGACTTGGTCTAGAGCTTCTATGATTACTCCAGATTTTGTTGGACAAACTATTGCAGTTCACAACGGTCGTCAATTTGTACCGGTTTATGTAACTGAAAACATGGTAGGTCACAAATTAGGAGAATTTTCACCAACTAGATCTTTTAGAGGTCATGCTGGAGCAAAAAATAAAGGTAAAAAATAA
- the rplV gene encoding 50S ribosomal protein L22, protein MGVRKRETADARKEANKSLAFAKLNNCPTSPRKMRLVADLVRGQKVERALNILRFSSKEASRKLEKLVLSVIANWQAKNPEANMEEAGLFVKEIRVDGGMMLKRLRPAPQGRAHRIRKRSNHVTIVLGAINNTQSNS, encoded by the coding sequence ATGGGAGTTCGTAAAAGAGAAACAGCAGATGCAAGAAAAGAGGCAAATAAGTCTTTGGCCTTCGCAAAGTTAAATAACTGCCCTACTTCACCTAGAAAAATGCGCTTAGTAGCAGATCTAGTAAGAGGTCAGAAGGTAGAAAGAGCACTTAACATACTAAGATTTAGTTCTAAAGAAGCTTCAAGAAAATTAGAAAAATTGGTTTTATCTGTAATTGCTAACTGGCAAGCAAAAAACCCTGAAGCTAATATGGAAGAAGCTGGTTTATTTGTTAAGGAAATCCGTGTAGATGGTGGTATGATGTTGAAAAGACTTCGTCCAGCTCCACAAGGAAGAGCACATAGAATAAGAAAACGTTCTAATCACGTTACAATCGTGTTAGGGGCTATCAATAACACACAAAGCAATTCTTAA
- the rpsC gene encoding 30S ribosomal protein S3, producing MGQKTNPIGNRLGIIRGWDSNWYGGNDYGDKLAEDHKIRKYIHARLSKASVSKVIIERTLKLVTVTITTARPGIIIGKGGQEVDKLKEELKKITDKEVQINIFEIKRPELDAYLVATSICRQIESRISYRRAIKMAIAASMRMNAEGIKVLISGRLNGAEMARSEGFKEGRIPLSTFRADIDYALAEAHTTYGRMGIKVWIMKGEVYGKRDLSPLAGMDKKQSGAGGKGGDSPRGDRKPFNKGGKPDARKRK from the coding sequence ATGGGACAAAAGACAAATCCAATTGGAAACAGACTTGGTATCATCAGAGGATGGGACTCAAACTGGTATGGTGGAAATGATTACGGTGATAAACTTGCCGAAGATCACAAAATCAGAAAGTACATCCATGCTCGTTTATCAAAAGCTAGTGTATCAAAAGTAATAATCGAGAGAACTTTAAAACTTGTAACCGTTACTATCACTACTGCTAGACCTGGTATTATTATCGGTAAAGGTGGACAAGAGGTAGACAAGTTAAAAGAAGAACTTAAGAAAATTACTGACAAAGAGGTTCAAATTAACATCTTTGAAATTAAAAGACCTGAACTTGACGCGTATCTAGTTGCTACAAGCATCTGTCGTCAAATCGAAAGCAGAATTTCTTACAGACGTGCAATCAAAATGGCTATTGCTGCTTCTATGCGTATGAACGCAGAAGGTATCAAAGTTTTGATTTCGGGTCGTTTGAATGGTGCTGAGATGGCTCGTTCAGAGGGTTTCAAAGAAGGTAGAATTCCTCTATCAACTTTCAGAGCTGATATTGATTATGCTTTGGCTGAAGCTCATACTACTTATGGTAGAATGGGTATCAAAGTATGGATCATGAAAGGTGAAGTTTATGGAAAGAGAGATCTTTCTCCACTAGCCGGAATGGACAAAAAACAATCTGGTGCTGGAGGTAAAGGTGGTGATTCTCCTAGAGGAGATAGAAAACCTTTTAACAAAGGTGGAAAACCAGACGCTCGTAAACGAAAGTAA
- the rplP gene encoding 50S ribosomal protein L16: MLQPKRTKYRKVQKGKMKGNSQRGHELSNGMFGIKSVHEDGMFLTSRQIEAARIAATRFMKREGQLWIKIFPDKPITKKPLEVRMGKGKGAVEYWAAVVKPGRIMFEVGGVPLSVAKEALRLAAQKLPVKTKFVVARDFEA, from the coding sequence ATGTTACAGCCTAAAAGAACAAAATACCGTAAGGTACAGAAAGGTAAAATGAAAGGGAACTCTCAAAGAGGGCATGAACTTTCTAATGGAATGTTTGGTATTAAATCTGTACATGAAGATGGAATGTTTTTAACTTCTCGTCAAATAGAAGCAGCTCGTATTGCTGCCACTCGTTTTATGAAAAGAGAGGGACAATTATGGATTAAAATATTTCCAGACAAACCAATCACAAAGAAACCTCTTGAGGTACGTATGGGTAAAGGTAAAGGTGCAGTTGAATACTGGGCAGCCGTTGTTAAACCCGGAAGAATTATGTTTGAAGTTGGAGGAGTACCTTTGTCAGTTGCTAAAGAGGCGTTACGTCTAGCAGCACAAAAGCTTCCAGTAAAAACTAAATTTGTTGTTGCAAGAGATTTCGAAGCATAA
- the rpmC gene encoding 50S ribosomal protein L29 yields MKQSEIKNLSAAELQEKLSQTKKTYADLKMAHAISPIENPLQIRGVRRTVARLATELTKRQ; encoded by the coding sequence ATGAAACAATCAGAAATAAAAAATCTTTCTGCAGCAGAGTTGCAAGAGAAACTTAGCCAGACTAAGAAAACATATGCTGATCTTAAAATGGCTCACGCTATTTCACCAATTGAGAATCCACTTCAAATTAGAGGTGTGAGAAGAACTGTTGCAAGATTAGCTACTGAACTTACTAAAAGACAATAA
- the rpsQ gene encoding 30S ribosomal protein S17, translating to MEEKRNLRKERIGVVTSDKMDKSIVVAEVRKVKHPLYGKFVLKTKKYHAHDEMNDCNVGDTVRISETRPLSKTKCWRLVEILERAK from the coding sequence ATGGAAGAAAAAAGAAATTTAAGAAAAGAGAGAATTGGTGTTGTAACTTCAGACAAAATGGATAAATCTATTGTTGTTGCTGAAGTTCGTAAAGTAAAACACCCATTATACGGTAAGTTCGTGTTGAAAACTAAAAAGTATCACGCACACGACGAAATGAACGACTGTAACGTTGGAGATACTGTAAGGATTAGCGAGACTCGTCCTTTAAGTAAAACAAAATGTTGGAGGTTAGTTGAAATCTTAGAAAGAGCTAAATAA
- the rplN gene encoding 50S ribosomal protein L14, translating into MVQQESRLKVADNTGAKEVLTIRVLGGTKRRYASVGDKIVVSIKDTAPNGSVKKGAVSTAVVVRTKKEVRRADGSYIRFDDNACVLLNAAGEMRGTRVFGPVARELREKQFMKIVSLAPEVL; encoded by the coding sequence ATGGTACAACAAGAATCAAGACTAAAAGTAGCAGATAACACTGGAGCAAAGGAAGTTTTAACTATCCGTGTTTTAGGAGGTACCAAAAGAAGGTATGCCTCTGTTGGTGACAAGATTGTAGTTTCTATCAAAGATACTGCTCCAAACGGAAGCGTTAAAAAAGGAGCTGTTTCAACTGCAGTTGTTGTACGTACCAAAAAAGAAGTAAGAAGAGCCGATGGTTCATACATTAGATTTGATGATAACGCTTGCGTATTATTGAATGCTGCTGGTGAAATGAGAGGAACTCGTGTTTTTGGTCCGGTAGCAAGAGAACTTCGTGAAAAACAATTCATGAAAATTGTATCATTAGCACCAGAAGTGCTTTAA
- the rplX gene encoding 50S ribosomal protein L24, with protein sequence MIKLKIKSGDIVRVIAGDHKGAEGKVLSVDREKNKAIVEGVNMVSKHTKPSAKSPQGGIVKKEAPIQISNISLIDPKTKETTRVGVRVEGDKKVRFSKKSNQVL encoded by the coding sequence ATGATAAAGCTAAAAATAAAATCAGGTGACATCGTTAGAGTAATTGCTGGAGACCATAAAGGTGCTGAAGGTAAAGTATTAAGCGTTGATCGTGAAAAGAACAAAGCAATTGTTGAAGGTGTTAATATGGTTTCTAAGCATACGAAACCAAGTGCAAAAAGCCCTCAAGGTGGTATTGTAAAGAAAGAAGCTCCAATACAAATATCTAACATCTCTTTAATTGATCCTAAAACTAAGGAAACAACAAGAGTAGGGGTTAGAGTAGAAGGAGATAAGAAAGTAAGATTTTCAAAAAAATCTAATCAAGTACTATAG
- the rplE gene encoding 50S ribosomal protein L5 yields the protein MAYIPRLKEEYKSRVIAALKEEFGYVNVMQVPKLDKIVLSKGVGAAVSDKKLIDYAVDELTKITGQKAVSTISKKDVASFKLRKGMPIGAKVTLRGERMYEFLDRLITSALPRVRDFSGIKATGFDGRGNYNLGVLEQIIFPEIDIDKVNKISGMDITFVTTAKTDKEAKSLLTELGLPFKKN from the coding sequence ATGGCGTATATACCTAGACTAAAAGAAGAATATAAGAGCAGAGTAATTGCTGCTCTTAAAGAGGAATTCGGATACGTAAACGTAATGCAAGTTCCTAAATTGGACAAAATCGTTTTAAGTAAAGGAGTTGGTGCAGCTGTATCTGATAAAAAACTTATTGACTATGCAGTTGATGAGTTAACTAAGATCACTGGACAGAAAGCAGTTTCAACTATCTCTAAGAAAGACGTTGCGTCTTTTAAATTGAGAAAAGGAATGCCAATTGGTGCTAAAGTTACTTTGCGTGGAGAAAGAATGTATGAGTTTCTTGATAGACTTATTACTTCTGCGTTACCTCGCGTAAGAGATTTCAGCGGAATTAAAGCTACAGGTTTTGATGGTAGAGGAAATTATAACCTTGGTGTTTTAGAACAAATTATTTTTCCAGAAATTGATATTGACAAAGTTAATAAAATCTCTGGTATGGATATTACCTTCGTAACTACCGCAAAGACTGACAAAGAAGCTAAGTCGTTATTAACAGAATTAGGTTTACCTTTTAAAAAGAACTAA
- the rpsN gene encoding 30S ribosomal protein S14 has translation MAKESMKAREVKREKTVAKYAEKRKALLEAGDFVGLQKLPKNASPVRLHNRCKLTGRPRGYMRQFGISRVTFREMANNGLIPGVKKASW, from the coding sequence ATGGCTAAAGAATCAATGAAAGCCCGTGAGGTTAAGAGAGAAAAAACGGTTGCAAAGTATGCAGAGAAAAGAAAAGCTTTGTTAGAAGCTGGAGATTTCGTAGGTTTGCAAAAGTTACCAAAAAATGCTTCACCTGTTCGTTTACACAATCGTTGTAAATTAACTGGAAGACCAAGAGGTTATATGCGTCAATTTGGTATTTCACGTGTTACATTTCGTGAAATGGCAAATAACGGATTAATTCCTGGTGTAAAAAAAGCATCTTGGTAA
- the rpsH gene encoding 30S ribosomal protein S8 has protein sequence MYTDPIADYLTRVRNAVAANHKVVEIPASNLKKEITKILFDQGYILSYKFEDNAVQGSIKIALKYDKDTKESVIKDIQRISKPGLRKYSSSANIPRILNGLGIAIVSTSKGLMTGKQAKQLNVGGEVICYVY, from the coding sequence ATGTATACAGATCCTATTGCTGATTATTTGACAAGAGTTCGTAACGCTGTGGCTGCAAACCACAAAGTTGTTGAAATTCCTGCATCTAATCTAAAAAAAGAAATAACTAAGATCTTATTTGATCAAGGTTATATTTTGAGTTACAAATTTGAAGACAACGCTGTTCAGGGGTCTATCAAAATCGCTTTGAAGTATGATAAAGATACTAAAGAGTCTGTAATCAAAGATATTCAGAGAATTAGTAAACCAGGTTTACGTAAATATTCAAGTTCTGCTAATATACCAAGAATCTTAAATGGTTTAGGTATTGCTATTGTTTCTACTTCAAAAGGTTTGATGACTGGTAAACAAGCAAAGCAATTGAATGTAGGTGGTGAAGTAATTTGTTACGTATACTAA